One window of the Niallia circulans genome contains the following:
- the fliM gene encoding flagellar motor switch protein FliM — translation MSADILSQNEIDALLSALSSGEMDADELKKEQLEKKVKVYDFKRALRFSKDQIRSLTRIHENYARLLTTFFSAQLRTYVQISVTSADQIPYEEFIRSIPKMTILNVFDVPPLEGRILMEVNPNIAYAMMDRMMGGRGSSLNKVENLTEIETKIMSNTFESAFDHFREAMEDLVDIEPSLAEFEVNPQFLQMVSPNETVVVISLSTTIGETSGMINICIPHVVLEPIIPKLSGHYWMQAEKKERLPEFTARLEENIQQSIVPVVAELGTSDISIQDFLMLDIGDVIEMNQTIQQPLIIKVGDIPKFIGQPGKLNKKMAVQVLGTLEEGKEDGE, via the coding sequence TTGTCAGCTGATATTTTATCCCAAAATGAAATAGATGCCCTGCTATCTGCTTTATCATCTGGTGAAATGGATGCAGATGAGCTGAAAAAAGAACAACTGGAAAAAAAGGTCAAGGTATATGATTTTAAAAGAGCATTACGGTTTTCGAAGGATCAAATTCGAAGCTTAACAAGAATTCATGAGAATTATGCTAGATTATTAACAACTTTTTTCTCTGCACAATTAAGGACATATGTGCAAATATCTGTTACATCAGCAGATCAAATCCCATACGAAGAGTTCATTCGTTCGATTCCGAAAATGACTATTTTAAATGTATTCGATGTTCCGCCACTAGAAGGCAGAATCTTGATGGAAGTAAATCCTAATATTGCCTATGCTATGATGGACCGAATGATGGGCGGTAGAGGCAGCAGTCTAAATAAAGTGGAAAATTTGACAGAAATTGAAACGAAAATTATGTCAAATACATTCGAAAGTGCCTTTGATCATTTTAGAGAGGCAATGGAAGATTTAGTGGATATTGAACCAAGTCTTGCTGAATTCGAAGTAAATCCACAGTTTTTACAAATGGTTTCTCCTAATGAAACGGTTGTAGTAATTTCCTTAAGTACTACAATTGGGGAAACAAGTGGAATGATAAATATTTGTATTCCGCATGTGGTGCTAGAGCCGATTATTCCGAAGCTATCCGGGCATTATTGGATGCAGGCAGAGAAAAAGGAGAGATTACCTGAATTTACTGCTCGTTTAGAAGAAAATATTCAGCAATCGATTGTGCCGGTTGTCGCTGAACTTGGAACTTCTGATATTTCCATCCAGGATTTTTTAATGTTGGACATTGGAGATGTTATTGAAATGAATCAAACGATACAACAGCCCTTAATCATTAAAGTTGGAGATATCCCTAAATTTATTGGACAACCTGGTAAATTAAATAAAAAAATGGCTGTTCAAGTATTAGGAACTTTAGAGGAGGGGAAGGAAGATGGTGAGTAA
- the fliY gene encoding flagellar motor switch phosphatase FliY → MVSKDMLSQDEIDALLRGDSDTNDSSEMDVEKYLSDIEKDTLGEIGNISFGSSATALSTLLNQKVDITTPTVSVICKNMLADEFPQPYVAIRVNYTEGFSGMNLLVIEQADAAVIADLMLGGDGLNTNPEMLGEIQLSAVQEAMNQMMGSAATSMSTIFSKKVDISPPSIDILNIHDGEGTESIPDEDVLAKISFRIKIGDLIDSKIMQVLQLSFAKKLVEGLINPNNREEEVSNIPEVDYNSVYEPKEPMQESQATANYQTASNPMANNPVNTNSQPANVTQQQYFGSGNHTQGPPPNVQPAGFSSFDTPTSTVTETKNLDMLLDIPLQVTVELGRTKRSVKEILELSSGSIIELDKLAGEPVDILVNNRLVAQGEVVVIDENFGVRVTDIVSQKDRLKNLK, encoded by the coding sequence ATGGTGAGTAAGGATATGCTTTCACAAGATGAAATAGATGCTCTCTTAAGGGGAGATAGTGATACAAATGATAGTTCAGAAATGGATGTAGAAAAGTATTTATCAGATATAGAGAAAGATACGTTAGGAGAAATCGGAAATATATCCTTTGGTAGCTCAGCGACAGCTCTGTCTACGTTATTAAATCAGAAAGTAGATATTACGACACCTACCGTAAGCGTAATATGCAAGAATATGCTGGCAGATGAGTTTCCCCAACCTTATGTCGCAATAAGAGTTAATTACACAGAAGGATTTTCGGGTATGAATTTACTTGTTATTGAACAAGCAGATGCAGCTGTTATTGCTGATTTGATGCTTGGGGGAGATGGATTGAATACAAATCCTGAAATGTTAGGAGAAATCCAGCTAAGCGCAGTGCAAGAAGCGATGAACCAAATGATGGGATCTGCTGCAACATCCATGTCTACCATTTTTAGCAAAAAAGTAGATATTTCTCCACCAAGTATCGATATTTTAAACATTCATGATGGAGAAGGAACGGAGTCGATTCCGGATGAAGACGTCTTAGCAAAAATTTCTTTTCGAATTAAGATTGGGGATTTAATTGATTCGAAGATCATGCAAGTATTACAGCTTTCTTTTGCGAAAAAGTTAGTGGAAGGATTAATAAATCCAAATAATAGAGAAGAAGAAGTTTCCAATATTCCCGAAGTGGATTATAATTCAGTATATGAGCCAAAAGAACCAATGCAAGAGTCACAAGCAACGGCTAATTATCAAACAGCTTCAAATCCAATGGCAAATAATCCTGTTAATACTAATTCTCAGCCAGCAAATGTGACGCAGCAGCAATACTTTGGTTCAGGAAATCATACACAAGGTCCACCACCAAATGTGCAGCCTGCAGGATTTTCTAGTTTTGATACACCGACTTCAACCGTTACAGAAACAAAGAATTTGGATATGTTACTAGATATACCATTACAAGTAACGGTTGAGCTTGGCAGAACAAAGCGATCAGTTAAGGAAATTCTAGAGTTGTCTTCAGGCTCTATTATTGAATTAGACAAGTTAGCAGGGGAACCTGTTGATATTCTTGTAAATAACCGATTGGTTGCACAAGGAGAAGTAGTGGTAATTGATGAGAATTTCGGTGTGCGTGTAACTGATATTGTTAGTCAAAAGGATCGATTAAAAAATTTAAAATAA
- a CDS encoding response regulator yields the protein MAQKILIVDDAAFMRMMIKDILSKNGYEIVGEAADGMQAIEKYKETQPDLVTMDITMPEMDGITALKEIKNINPNAKVIMCSAMGQQAMVIDAIQAGAKDFIVKPFQADRVLEAISKTLG from the coding sequence ATGGCACAGAAAATATTAATCGTTGATGACGCCGCTTTTATGCGAATGATGATTAAGGATATATTATCGAAGAATGGGTATGAAATCGTAGGAGAAGCTGCAGATGGTATGCAAGCAATCGAAAAATATAAGGAAACACAACCAGACTTAGTAACAATGGATATTACCATGCCAGAAATGGATGGAATTACTGCCTTAAAAGAAATTAAAAATATTAATCCAAATGCGAAAGTTATTATGTGTTCAGCAATGGGACAACAAGCAATGGTTATTGATGCAATCCAGGCTGGTGCAAAAGATTTTATTGTTAAGCCATTCCAGGCAGACCGTGTATTGGAAGCTATCAGTAAAACATTAGGCTAA
- a CDS encoding flagellar biosynthetic protein FliO, translating to MNKVNLLIRCSLLIIVLLGFGNQAYAEQIDKSVYDILQNESEKNKAQDDTKKEMTTEQNSKNDNQTKEQSDLLLEETNSDESRSIGVTIWDFVKMIFATIFVVFLIYFILRFINKRNHGYKNSQIIENIGGTALGANRSIQLIKVGKRLLIVGVGDSIQLIKEIEDEQEYKEILAEYNRKLDQLVQPSDIVTKVKNVISSSHSAPKTKESFSIRLSKELERISSERKEKLNVLEKKKKGSSEKNE from the coding sequence GTGAATAAAGTAAATTTATTAATTCGTTGTTCACTGCTCATCATTGTTCTGCTAGGCTTTGGTAATCAAGCCTACGCAGAACAAATTGATAAAAGTGTATATGATATCTTACAGAACGAATCAGAAAAGAATAAAGCACAAGACGATACAAAGAAAGAGATGACAACAGAGCAGAATTCTAAAAATGACAATCAGACTAAGGAGCAATCTGATTTACTTTTAGAAGAAACAAATTCAGATGAATCACGTTCCATCGGGGTTACTATTTGGGATTTCGTGAAAATGATTTTTGCAACAATATTTGTTGTTTTCTTAATATATTTTATCTTGCGTTTTATAAACAAAAGAAATCATGGTTATAAAAATTCGCAAATTATAGAAAATATTGGTGGTACAGCGTTAGGTGCAAATCGCTCCATTCAATTAATAAAAGTAGGGAAGCGGTTATTAATAGTAGGTGTGGGAGATAGTATTCAATTAATCAAAGAGATTGAGGATGAACAAGAATATAAAGAAATATTAGCAGAATATAATCGGAAATTAGATCAACTAGTACAACCAAGCGATATTGTGACAAAGGTGAAGAATGTAATATCTTCTAGTCATTCTGCTCCGAAGACAAAAGAATCTTTTTCTATTCGTTTATCAAAAGAATTAGAAAGAATATCAAGTGAACGTAAGGAAAAGTTGAACGTACTAGAGAAGAAAAAGAAAGGATCGTCAGAAAAAAATGAATGA
- the fliQ gene encoding flagellar biosynthesis protein FliQ, with protein sequence MSQEMVISIAEKGVLTVLIISGPLLIIALAVGLIISIFQATTQIQEQTLAFVPKIVAVLVGLVFFGSWMLSHMLSYTKDIFSNLTRFIG encoded by the coding sequence ATGTCACAGGAAATGGTTATTTCCATAGCAGAGAAAGGCGTACTTACAGTATTAATTATCAGCGGTCCACTGTTAATTATTGCGTTGGCAGTTGGACTAATCATCAGTATTTTTCAAGCAACGACACAAATCCAAGAGCAGACTTTGGCGTTTGTCCCAAAAATTGTAGCTGTTCTTGTTGGACTTGTTTTTTTTGGATCATGGATGCTGAGTCATATGCTTTCTTATACGAAAGATATATTTTCAAATCTAACAAGGTTTATTGGATAG
- the flhB gene encoding flagellar biosynthesis protein FlhB, with translation MKLLSLDLQFFAGEKTEKATPKKRQDTRKKGQVAKSQDVNTALVLLVVFGVLSFTGEYLLDGLLSLFTFTFSDFMGINLSINSIQGLFLDILKEVALLLSPILIAALAGGLIANYMQVGVLFSPEAIKFKLEKINPISGFKRLFSLRSIVELLKSLLKITVIGIVVFSVLWGKMNEILILSHKSIGSIAVTIAKLTVQMGLYASIALLVIALMDYMYQRYDYEKNIRMSKQDIKDEYKNMEGDPLIKSKIKQKQREMAMHRMMQDVPTADVVITNPTHYAICLKYDEDKYDAPYVVAKGVDFVAQKIKLVAKENNVVMVENRPLARAMYSQVEIGDLVPEEFYKAVAEILAFVYQTRDK, from the coding sequence ATGAAGCTTCTATCATTAGATCTTCAGTTTTTTGCAGGCGAAAAAACGGAAAAGGCCACTCCAAAGAAAAGGCAAGACACGAGAAAAAAAGGACAAGTGGCAAAAAGTCAGGATGTTAATACAGCGCTTGTTCTTTTAGTTGTTTTTGGTGTTTTAAGTTTCACAGGGGAATACCTTTTAGATGGATTACTGTCTCTTTTCACCTTTACCTTTAGTGATTTTATGGGCATTAATCTTTCAATCAATTCGATACAAGGTTTGTTTTTAGATATTCTTAAGGAAGTGGCACTTTTATTAAGTCCTATTTTAATTGCTGCTCTTGCTGGGGGACTAATTGCCAATTATATGCAGGTCGGTGTTTTATTTTCTCCGGAAGCAATTAAATTTAAATTAGAAAAAATAAATCCAATTTCGGGATTTAAGAGATTGTTTTCACTACGTTCGATTGTAGAATTGTTGAAGTCATTGTTGAAAATTACAGTGATTGGTATTGTTGTATTTTCTGTTTTATGGGGAAAAATGAACGAAATCCTAATCCTCTCTCATAAATCTATTGGTTCTATTGCTGTTACAATTGCTAAGTTAACCGTACAGATGGGGCTTTATGCTTCGATTGCGCTGTTAGTGATAGCACTCATGGATTATATGTATCAGCGATATGATTATGAAAAGAATATTCGAATGTCAAAACAAGATATTAAAGACGAATATAAAAACATGGAAGGTGACCCCTTAATAAAGTCCAAAATTAAGCAGAAGCAGAGAGAAATGGCAATGCACAGAATGATGCAGGATGTGCCTACCGCTGATGTTGTCATTACGAATCCAACTCATTATGCGATCTGTCTGAAATATGATGAAGATAAGTATGACGCACCTTATGTTGTGGCAAAAGGGGTCGATTTTGTTGCCCAAAAAATAAAATTAGTGGCAAAAGAAAATAATGTTGTTATGGTAGAGAATCGACCATTGGCAAGGGCAATGTACAGCCAAGTAGAAATAGGTGATTTAGTTCCGGAAGAATTTTATAAGGCTGTTGCAGAGATTCTGGCTTTCGTCTATCAAACTAGAGATAAATAA
- the flhA gene encoding flagellar biosynthesis protein FlhA gives MARRDLIVVIGVILIIAMLIIPFPTWLLSVLILLNITLALLILLLTMNMSEALEFSIFPSLLLLTTLFRLGLNVSTTRAILSKGDAGGVVHTFGTFVIGGNIVVGLVVFLILVIIQFIVITKGSERVSEVAARFTLDAMPGKQMSIDADLNAGIISEQEARQRREKVGREADFYGSMDGASKFVKGDAIAGIIIVFINLIFGIVIGMTQLGMAAGDAAQHFSLLSVGDGIVSQIPALLISTATGIVVTRAASEGNLGSDITSQLLSYPKMLYVAGGTIFLLGLFTPIDDFLTIPIAGLLIFGAYYLSRKPKQNLEQMQELEEDIQTDELKSPESVVSLLSVDPIEFEFGYGLIPLADANQGGDLLDRVVMIRRQLAIELGLVIPVVRIRDNIQLQPNEYRLKIKGNERASGELLLDHYLAMSPGMDDDSIEGIDTIEPSFGLPAKWITESTKEQAEIFGYTVVDPPSVVSTHITEVIKANAHELLGRQETKQLVDHVKESYPILIEEVTPSPLSIGEIQKVLAKLLRENVSIRNLPVIFETLADFGKMTADTDLLVEYVRQSLARQITTQYTNQNDSLKVVTLSGKVEKLIADNIQQTEHGNFLALDPNISQSILESIAGQIEQLSVMEQMPILLCSPAVRMYVRQLTERYFPQVPVLSYNELEANVEVQSVGVVNIE, from the coding sequence ATGGCAAGGAGAGACTTAATCGTAGTGATTGGGGTAATCCTCATTATTGCAATGTTGATTATCCCATTTCCAACATGGTTATTAAGTGTGTTAATTTTGCTTAATATTACGTTGGCATTACTTATCTTATTATTAACTATGAATATGAGTGAGGCTTTAGAGTTTTCTATTTTCCCTTCACTTTTGTTGTTAACGACCCTATTTCGCCTTGGTCTCAATGTATCCACCACTAGAGCTATTTTATCAAAAGGGGATGCAGGTGGGGTAGTACATACCTTTGGAACATTCGTAATTGGCGGCAATATTGTTGTTGGGTTAGTAGTCTTTCTAATTCTTGTCATCATTCAATTTATTGTTATCACCAAAGGGTCTGAGCGTGTATCAGAGGTTGCTGCACGTTTTACATTAGATGCAATGCCAGGTAAGCAAATGAGTATTGATGCTGATTTAAATGCGGGGATTATTTCCGAGCAAGAGGCAAGACAACGGCGTGAAAAAGTTGGTAGAGAAGCTGATTTCTATGGTTCGATGGATGGGGCAAGTAAATTTGTCAAAGGAGATGCCATTGCTGGAATCATAATTGTTTTTATTAACTTGATTTTTGGAATCGTCATTGGGATGACTCAGCTTGGTATGGCAGCAGGAGATGCTGCCCAGCATTTTTCCTTATTATCCGTTGGGGACGGGATTGTCAGTCAAATACCTGCATTACTAATTTCAACAGCAACAGGGATTGTTGTAACAAGAGCTGCTTCAGAAGGGAACCTTGGCTCCGATATCACTTCGCAGTTATTGTCATACCCAAAAATGCTTTATGTAGCAGGAGGAACAATCTTTTTATTAGGTCTTTTTACGCCAATTGATGATTTTTTAACAATTCCTATTGCGGGACTTCTAATATTTGGAGCTTATTATTTATCAAGAAAGCCAAAGCAAAATTTAGAACAAATGCAGGAGCTTGAGGAAGATATCCAAACAGATGAGCTAAAAAGTCCTGAAAGTGTAGTTAGTTTACTAAGTGTGGATCCAATTGAATTTGAGTTTGGTTATGGTCTTATTCCTTTAGCCGATGCCAATCAAGGAGGGGATCTATTAGATAGGGTGGTCATGATCAGAAGACAGCTAGCGATAGAGTTAGGTCTTGTCATTCCTGTTGTTCGGATTCGCGATAATATTCAATTACAGCCAAATGAATACCGATTAAAGATAAAGGGAAATGAGAGAGCAAGCGGGGAACTGCTTCTGGATCATTACTTAGCGATGAGTCCTGGGATGGACGATGATTCCATTGAGGGAATTGATACGATTGAACCATCTTTTGGCCTGCCGGCTAAATGGATAACAGAAAGTACGAAGGAACAAGCCGAAATCTTTGGTTATACCGTGGTTGATCCACCCTCCGTTGTTTCTACCCATATTACAGAGGTAATTAAGGCAAATGCCCATGAGTTATTAGGAAGACAAGAAACGAAACAATTAGTGGATCATGTAAAAGAAAGCTATCCGATTTTAATCGAAGAAGTAACACCAAGTCCGTTGTCGATTGGAGAAATTCAAAAGGTTTTAGCAAAACTTTTAAGGGAAAATGTTTCTATTCGTAATTTACCAGTCATTTTCGAAACATTAGCTGATTTTGGAAAAATGACAGCTGATACAGATTTATTAGTTGAATATGTTAGACAATCTTTAGCCCGTCAAATAACTACCCAATACACGAATCAAAATGACTCTTTAAAAGTGGTAACTTTGTCAGGAAAAGTGGAAAAACTAATAGCGGATAATATTCAGCAAACAGAGCATGGAAACTTCTTAGCATTAGATCCAAATATTTCCCAATCAATTTTAGAGAGTATTGCTGGGCAAATTGAACAATTATCTGTAATGGAACAGATGCCAATTCTTTTATGTTCGCCAGCTGTTCGTATGTATGTAAGACAATTGACAGAACGTTATTTTCCACAAGTTCCAGTATTATCGTACAATGAATTAGAAGCAAATGTAGAAGTTCAAAGTGTGGGAGTTGTGAATATCGAATGA
- a CDS encoding flagellar biosynthesis protein FlhF, with translation MRSPVLIKEPAFRADADNSTNNISLKEGKRISDYPEIVKHLNEINQNVKANKSMTFSIPSPITNIVNQLDKQGIDEDIKTGLVKELVAKWYAAGEDVLESQVSEWARQFLLAEISPYSFGEISLAKKYINVIGPTGVGKTTTLAKIAANIILRQQKSVGFITTDTYRIGAIEQLKTYANILDVPLEVCYSLEDFEHATKKLEECDVILIDTAGRNFRNKKYVEDLMQVVDYKREMETLLVLSMTAKQDDLEEIYQQFSAIKIDAFVFTKLDETSSYGAMINLIVACKKGAAYITTGQNVPDDIVPATPEELVNKLFEVVEE, from the coding sequence ATGCGCAGTCCTGTTTTAATTAAAGAACCGGCTTTTAGGGCTGATGCAGATAATTCAACTAATAATATAAGTTTAAAAGAGGGAAAGAGAATATCTGATTATCCAGAGATAGTAAAGCATTTAAATGAAATTAATCAAAATGTAAAAGCGAATAAAAGTATGACATTTTCTATTCCTTCTCCTATAACTAACATAGTAAATCAATTAGATAAACAAGGGATAGATGAAGACATTAAGACAGGATTAGTGAAAGAATTAGTAGCTAAATGGTACGCAGCAGGCGAAGACGTTTTAGAGTCTCAGGTTTCTGAGTGGGCACGGCAATTTCTATTAGCGGAGATTTCCCCTTATTCATTTGGGGAAATCTCTTTAGCCAAAAAATATATTAATGTCATTGGGCCAACAGGGGTGGGAAAAACAACAACTTTAGCCAAAATTGCTGCCAATATCATTTTAAGACAGCAAAAATCAGTAGGATTTATTACAACAGATACATATAGGATTGGGGCAATCGAACAACTTAAAACATATGCGAATATTTTAGATGTACCCTTAGAGGTTTGTTATTCTCTGGAAGATTTTGAGCATGCTACGAAAAAACTGGAAGAATGCGATGTTATTTTAATTGATACAGCAGGAAGAAATTTCAGAAATAAAAAATATGTAGAAGATTTAATGCAAGTGGTCGATTATAAAAGAGAAATGGAAACGTTACTTGTTTTATCTATGACAGCAAAGCAAGATGACTTAGAAGAGATTTATCAACAATTTTCCGCAATCAAGATTGATGCTTTCGTGTTCACAAAATTAGATGAAACATCTTCGTACGGGGCAATGATTAATTTAATTGTTGCTTGTAAAAAAGGTGCTGCTTATATTACAACAGGTCAGAATGTTCCTGATGATATAGTTCCAGCAACCCCAGAGGAGTTAGTAAATAAGCTATTTGAGGTAGTTGAAGAATGA
- a CDS encoding MinD/ParA family protein — MNDQASILRKKIEQLNANKRDSNHKTLSIISGKGGVGKSNFSLNFALTLQKRGYRTLLIDMDIGMGNIDILMGTQSRFTIVDFFRNDINFEYIISKGFDGLDYIAGGSGLSDFVDMEEEKLESFFQHFQRILNHYDYILFDMGAGISTDSLKFILSVDDCIVITTPEPTSITDAYAAMKFIHTKNAVLPLYLVVNRTMEKKDGAETLQKLQQVVKKFLQRDLINLGYIPDDTNVAQAVRKQIPFVFFNEKSEAAKALREIADRYGKQQFTEPYPANRHNFVSKLKRFLFER; from the coding sequence ATGAACGATCAAGCTTCTATCTTACGAAAAAAAATTGAACAATTAAATGCAAACAAAAGGGACTCCAATCACAAAACATTGTCGATTATCAGTGGAAAGGGCGGTGTGGGAAAGTCGAATTTTTCGCTTAACTTTGCGCTCACTCTTCAAAAAAGAGGATATCGTACTTTACTGATTGATATGGATATTGGAATGGGGAATATTGATATTCTAATGGGGACACAGTCTCGCTTTACGATCGTTGACTTTTTTAGAAATGATATTAATTTTGAGTATATTATTTCTAAAGGATTTGATGGATTAGACTATATTGCAGGTGGTTCTGGACTAAGTGATTTTGTCGATATGGAAGAAGAAAAACTAGAGAGCTTTTTTCAGCATTTTCAAAGGATATTAAATCACTATGACTATATTTTATTTGATATGGGAGCTGGAATTAGTACGGATTCTTTAAAGTTTATTCTATCTGTTGATGATTGTATCGTCATCACAACACCTGAACCTACTTCTATAACAGATGCATATGCTGCAATGAAATTTATTCATACAAAAAATGCAGTACTTCCGTTATACCTTGTCGTTAATCGAACAATGGAGAAAAAAGATGGGGCAGAAACGTTACAAAAACTTCAGCAAGTTGTAAAAAAATTTTTGCAGCGGGATCTTATTAATCTTGGCTATATACCAGATGACACAAATGTAGCACAAGCTGTACGAAAACAAATTCCTTTTGTTTTTTTTAATGAAAAATCAGAAGCGGCTAAAGCTTTGCGCGAAATTGCCGATAGATATGGTAAACAACAGTTTACAGAACCCTATCCAGCTAATAGACATAATTTCGTGTCTAAATTAAAAAGGTTTTTGTTTGAAAGGTAG
- a CDS encoding protein-glutamate methylesterase/protein-glutamine glutaminase — MEKIKVLVIDDSAFMRKLITDFLSEDSRITVIGTARNGEDGIKKIKQLAPDVVTLDVEMPVLDGLSALKRIMLEHPVRVLMLSSITKVGAESTIQAMQAGAIDFITKPSGSISLDLYKVKQELVEKVILASKVKPKTLLNLSNEGKKTITSQSSYSKMEPREENKRIVQKIESISNWMNSMKKIVIIGTSTGGPRALQKVLTNLPSDIEAPILIVQHMPAGFTRSLANRLNTLSAITVKEAEHGEIIRNGVAYIAPGGQHLKVKTVGVHTAIDLDQTAPINGHRPSVDIMFESVSDLKAYAKIAVIMTGMGSDGTDGLIKLAKKGNVKAIAESQETCIVYGMPKTAIATNYIDEIQKVDHIAETIMKYV; from the coding sequence GTGGAGAAAATAAAGGTTCTTGTTATTGATGATTCTGCATTTATGCGTAAGCTAATTACAGATTTTCTCTCCGAAGACTCGAGAATAACCGTTATTGGTACAGCCAGAAATGGTGAAGACGGAATAAAGAAAATTAAGCAATTAGCTCCTGATGTTGTAACGCTTGATGTCGAAATGCCAGTCTTAGACGGTTTAAGTGCTTTAAAGAGAATTATGTTAGAGCATCCTGTACGAGTTCTTATGCTATCAAGCATAACAAAGGTTGGAGCAGAAAGTACGATTCAGGCAATGCAAGCAGGGGCAATTGACTTTATCACAAAGCCTTCTGGGTCTATTTCACTAGATTTATATAAAGTTAAGCAGGAATTGGTAGAAAAAGTTATTTTAGCTAGTAAAGTAAAACCAAAAACATTATTAAATCTTTCAAATGAAGGAAAAAAGACTATTACTTCACAATCTTCTTATAGTAAAATGGAACCAAGAGAAGAGAATAAAAGAATAGTCCAAAAGATAGAATCCATCAGTAATTGGATGAACTCCATGAAAAAGATTGTCATAATTGGAACCTCAACTGGTGGCCCAAGGGCATTGCAGAAAGTCCTAACTAATTTACCAAGTGATATTGAAGCACCTATTTTAATCGTTCAACATATGCCAGCAGGATTTACCAGATCCCTTGCAAATCGTCTAAACACGTTATCCGCTATTACGGTAAAGGAAGCGGAGCATGGGGAGATCATCCGTAATGGAGTTGCCTATATTGCCCCAGGAGGTCAGCATTTAAAGGTAAAAACAGTTGGTGTCCATACAGCAATTGATCTGGATCAAACTGCCCCTATAAATGGTCATAGGCCATCTGTTGATATTATGTTTGAATCTGTCAGCGATTTGAAAGCCTATGCAAAAATAGCAGTTATTATGACTGGGATGGGATCAGATGGCACAGATGGTTTAATAAAATTAGCAAAAAAAGGTAACGTAAAAGCTATTGCTGAGTCACAGGAGACATGTATTGTTTACGGAATGCCTAAAACAGCTATTGCCACGAATTATATTGATGAAATTCAAAAGGTAGATCATATTGCTGAAACTATTATGAAATATGTATAA